From the Rissa tridactyla isolate bRisTri1 chromosome 20, bRisTri1.patW.cur.20221130, whole genome shotgun sequence genome, one window contains:
- the YKT6 gene encoding synaptobrevin homolog YKT6 — MRLYSLSVLYKGDPKVHLLKAAYDVSTFNFFQRSSVQEFMTFTSQLIVERSELGSRASVKEQEYLCHVYVRNDGLAGVVIADNEYPQRVCFTLLDKVLDEFSRQVSKIDWPSGSPATISYAALDGYLSKYQNPRDADPMTRVQAELDETKIILHNTMESLLERGEKLDDLVSKSEVLGAQSKAFYKTARKQNSCCEIM, encoded by the exons ATGAGGCTCTACAGCCTAAGTGTCCTTTACAAGGGAGACCCCAAAGTGCATTTACTGAAAGCCGCCTACGACGTGTCCACCTTCAACTTCTTCCAGAGGTCCAG CGTGCAGGAATTCATGACCTTCACGAGCCAGCTGATTGTGGAACGCTCGGAGCTGGGCAGCAGAGCCTCCGTCAAGGAGCAAG AGTACCTCTGCCACGTGTATGTCCGGAACGACGGGCTGGCCGGCGTGGTGATTGCAGATAACGAGTATCCCCAGCGGGTTTGCTTCACCTTGCTGGACAAG GTGCTGGATGAATTCTCCAGGCAGGTCAGCAAAATCGACTGGCCTTCGGGCTCCCCGGCGACCATCAGCTACGCCGCCTTGGATGGGTACCTCAGCAAATACCAG AACCCCCGCGATGCCGACCCGATGACCAGAGTGCAGGCGGAGCTGGACGAGACCAAAATCATCCTG CACAACACCATGGAGTCGCTGTTGGAGCGAGGGGAGAAGCTGGATGACTTGGTCTCCAAATCGGAGGTGCTCGGGGCACAATCCAAAGCCTTCTACAAAACC gcCCGAAAGCAGAACTCCTGCTGTGAAATCATGTGA
- the CAMK2B gene encoding LOW QUALITY PROTEIN: calcium/calmodulin-dependent protein kinase type II subunit beta (The sequence of the model RefSeq protein was modified relative to this genomic sequence to represent the inferred CDS: deleted 1 base in 1 codon): MATTVPCTRFTDEYQLYEEIGKGAFSVVRRCVKLCTGHEYAAKIINTKKLSARDHQKLEREARICRLLKHSNIVRLHDSISEEGFHYLVFDLVTGGELFEDIVAREYYSEADASHCIQQILEAVLHCHQMGVVHRDLKPENLLLASKCKGAAVKLADFGLAIEVQGDQQAWFGFAGTPGYLSPEVLRKEAYGKPVDIWACGVILYILLVGYPPFWDEDQHKLYQQIKAGAYDFPSPEWDTVTPEAKNLINQMLTINPAKRITAHEALKHPWVCQRSTVASMMHRQETVECLKKFNARRKLKGAILTTMLATRNFSVGRQTTAPPTMSAAAAGAPLGLVEQAAKSLLNKKADGVKPQTNSTKGSAGVTSPKGTLPPAALEPQTTVIHNPADGIKESSDSTNTTIEDEDTKARKQEIIKITEQLIEAVNNGDFEAYAKICDPGLTSFEPEALGNLVEGMDFHRFYFENLLSKNNKPIHTTILNPHVHVIGEDAACIAYIRLTQYIDAQGRPRTSQSEETRVWHRRDGKWQNVHFHGSGAPVAPLQ; encoded by the exons ATGGCCACCACCGTGCCCTGCACCCGCTTCACCGACGAGTACCAGCTCTACGAGGAGATCGGCAA gggggCTTTCTCGGTGGTCCGGCGCTGCGTCAAGCTCTGCACCGGCCATGAGTACGCCGCCAAGATCATCaacaccaaaaagctctctgccaGAG ACCACCAGAAGCTGGAGCGGGAGGCCCGCATCTGCCGGCTGCTGAAGCACTCCAACATCG tGCGGCTCCACGACAGCATCTCGGAGGAGGGTTTCCATTACCTCGTCTTTGACCT GGTGACCGGCGGCGAGCTCTTCGAGGACATCGTGGCGCGGGAGTACTACAGTGAAGCTGATGCCAG CCACTGCATCCAGCAGATCCTGGAGGCCGTCCTCCACTGTCACCAAATGGGGGTCGTCCACAGGGACCTCAAG CCCGAGAACCTGCTCCTGGCCAGCAAGTGCAAAGGGGCGGCCGTGAAGCTGGCCGACTTCGGCCTCGCCATCGAGGTGCAGGGGGACCAGCAGGCGTGGTTCG GCTTCGCGGGCACGCCTGGCTACCTCTCCCCCGAAGTCCTGCGCAAAGAGGCCTACGGCAAACCCGTGGACATCTGGGCATGCG GTGTCATCCTGTACATCTTGCTGGTGGGCTACCCGCCGTTTTGGGACGAGGACCAGCACAAACTCTACCAACAGATCAAGGCCGGTGCCTACGAC TTCCCTTCACCCGAATGGGACACGGTCACCCCTGAAGCGAAAAACCTCATCAACCAGATGCTGACCATCAACCCCGCCAAGCGCATCACAGCCCACGAAGCCCTCAAGCACCCGTGGGTCTGC CAACGCTCCACCGTGGCCTCCATGATGCACAGGCAGGAGACGGTAGAGTGTCTGAAAAAATTCAACGCCCGGAGGAAGCTCAAG GGCGCCATCCTCACCACCATGTTGGCCACCAGGAACTTCTCAG TGGGCAGACAGACCACCGCTCCTCCGACCATgtcggcggccgccgccggggccccccTGGGGCTGGTGGAACAAG CAGCTAAGAGCTTACTGAACAAGAAGGCGGATGGCGTGAAG ccccagaccAACAGCACCAAAGGCAGCGCTGGCGTCACCAGCCCCAAGGGGACGCTCCCGCCCGCCGCACTG GAGCCTCAAACTACTGTAATTCATAACCCCGCGGACGGCATAAAG GAGTCGTCCGATAGCACCAACACC ACCATCGAGGACGAGGACACAAAAG cccgcaaGCAGGAGATCATCAAGATCACGGAGCAGCTCATCGAGGCCGTCAACAATGGAGACTTCGAGGCTTATGC GAAGATCTGCGACCCGGGACTCACCTCCTTCGAGCCCGaggccctgggcaacctggtggAGGGCATGGACTTCCACCGCTTCTACTTCGAGAACT tGCTCTCCAAGAACAACAAGCCGATCCACACGACCATCCTGAACCCCCACGTCCATGTCATCGGGGAGGACGCCGCCTGCATCGCCTACATCCGCCTCACCCAGTACATCGACGCCCAGGGCCGGCCCCGCACCAGCCAGTCCGAGGAGACCCGCGTGTGGCACCGTCGCGACGGCAAGTGGCAGAACGTCCACTTCCACGGGTCGGGGGCCCCCGTCGCCCCACTCCAGTGA